CCCGCTTGCCGCCGCAGTGACTTTGAACAACCAAAGCCGCGCGCCAGCGCTGTTGTCAGAAGTGTTCGAACAGCTTGGAGCGCGTGACCGTGCCGTCGAAATGGGGCGTCTCGCGCTCGAGCGTAGCGGTGTCAACAAGCGCGCTCAAGCCGTCATAGACCGTCTCGAACCCAGGTAGGCGGCGTGGAATCTTAGAGGTCTGTTGGCTGAAGGCCTGTCCGTTTAGCGATTCGCGCAAGCATGGCAGGTCCGATTTCCTCGTCGTCGTGAAACGCGAACACGAAGTCCGCCCACCCGTCGCGCGCGAGCGTCCGATGGGAGCCCGACTGTCGTTTGATCCGCCAACCGATGCGCAGTAGCGCGGCGAGGACGCGCCGTGCCTTCGCGGCAGGCCAGTTGCTCACGCAGCTTGAAAGGAAACGTTCAGGAGTTCACCCGGAGCCTCCTGGTGTTCGAGGCGCTCGGCCAGCACCCGCAGGGCGAGGGCCTGGACCTTCGCCACTGCCTCTGGCCGATCTGCCCCATAACAGAGCACTCCGGCGAGGTCAGGAATCTCGGCGATCCACCGGCCGTCCTGTTCACGTTCGAGCTCAATCTTGAAGATCACAATGGCACTCTAGCACCCGGACCTCCCCTCAGCAAGATAGGCTAGAGTCTGGCTATGGGGCGCGCGGTAGGGGCCAATGTTCGTCGTAAGGACGGTGACGCCAAAGTCACCGGCGCCGCCAAGTACATCGACGACCTGGCGTTCCCCGGCATGCTGTTCGGGGCGACCATTCGCTCCACCATTCCTCGTGGCGAGATCGTCAACACCCACCTCGCGCTCTCTCCCGACTTCATCGTTGCCGACTACCGTGATGTCCCGGGCCAGAATTACATCGCGCTGATCGATCCCGATCAGCCGTGCCTCAGCGAAGGCGAGATCCGGCACGTGGCGGAGCCGGTCCTGCTGGTGGCGCATGCCGATCGCCGCGCGCTGTTTGGCATCGAGCAGCGCGTGCGGTTCGACTACACAGCGCTGGCCCCGAATTACGATCCCGAGTCGTCTGACACCTGCTTCAAGAAGATCAACATCGACAAGGGCGACCTCGACCAGGGCTTTCGCGAGGCTGAGATCGTCGTTGAAGGCGAATACCGCACCGGCCACCAGGAACAGCTCTACATCGAGACCAACGGCGTGATTGCCGTGCCGGGCGACGGCCACATCACCGTCTACGGATCGTTGCAGTGCCCGTACTACGTGCACAAGGCGTTGGTCGGGGTCACCGGCCTGCCCGGCCACCGGGTGCGCGTTGTCCAGGCCGAGACCGGCGGCGGCTTTGGCGGCAAGGAAGAGTACCCCTCGGTGCTGGCATGCCACGCGGCGGTGCTGGCCATGAAGGCCGGCCGGCCCGTCAAGATGATCTACGACCGGGTC
This portion of the Acidobacteriota bacterium genome encodes:
- a CDS encoding type II toxin-antitoxin system HicA family toxin: MSNWPAAKARRVLAALLRIGWRIKRQSGSHRTLARDGWADFVFAFHDDEEIGPAMLARIAKRTGLQPTDL
- a CDS encoding type II toxin-antitoxin system HicB family antitoxin; the encoded protein is MIFKIELEREQDGRWIAEIPDLAGVLCYGADRPEAVAKVQALALRVLAERLEHQEAPGELLNVSFQAA